TGTTTCAATAAATTAAgattatgtattaaaactaATATTTGAATACGATACATTGTGCATGATAAAAATGTAATGCATCATAATATTGAAACGAAGGtattatacattaatttaagaaataaaaacaactagatacattaaaaatttaaatctatATGTACCAgaaaaagatgaacaacaaaaaATCGATCAATACTGAAAGATTGACATTCATCAATATGTATCAACAATTTTTTAAgatgaaaaaactaaaaaagaatgttaaaaaaatcaaaatctgaAGTGATGGAAAGAGATTTACCTCTtaaataacttgaaatcattaattggaaagagaaaaaaaatgaaattcaaaaatatattaatgaaTGTAATTGTGGAGAGATTTGTGGAGTGAAAGAACGaaggaaaattgtgaaaatAGCATTTTGAACTGATGTATCCGAAAAAGAAGATGATGGGAGCAAAGAgaagatttttgatattttttgaaatagtagaatttttttaaaataataataaaataaaatgtgtatttaagtaatttttgcTAAAATTTTCACGATCAATAGCCCAATACTGAAGTACCCACCAGGCGTTGGCCCAAGTAAGCCTAGTTATTATGGATAATCCGAGTTGATCAGTTCCTTCTTGGATAATCTGAGTTGTCAATTTCTGTTTGGTTGAAAGTAGAATGATGGCTGCACTTCCTGTGGCTCTCTGCAACTCTTTCATCACTTACTCTTCACCAACAACAAACTAGGGATCATAAACCCCCAAAAAAACAAATAGAAAAAGTTGGGCAAGCCACTCTCCAATGGAGAGTGTAATTCTTCCATGCAAATCAATTTTTCCAACAATTTCAGAATTACCCCAAAATTATCACCCAAAACCAAAAATACCCATCAATTTTGCACCCAATACAGAGGAATCAAGATTCACAGATACCCATTTGGATTATCTCTGCACAAATGGGCGCCTCCGTGAAGCCATAACAGCTATTGAATCCATTTCACAATATGGGTACAAGGTAAAAACCGAAACTTTCTCAAAACTTATAGAATCTTGCATCAATGAAAAGTCACTGTATTTTGGCCGTAAACTTCACAGGGAAATGAATTTTTTACTGGAAAAAGTTGACCCTTTTATTGAAACTAAGTTGTTAGGGATGTATTCGAAATGTGGGTCTTTACAAGAAGCATATGAAATGTTTGATAAAATGCGTAAAAGAGATTTATTTGCTTGGTCTGCTATGATTGGTGCTTGTTCAAGAGATAGTAGGTGGAGTGAAGTTATGGACCTTTTTTACATGATGATGGGGGATGGTGTTGTACCTGATAGCTTTTTGTTCCCCAAGATTTTACAAGCGTGTGCGAATTGTGGGGATGTTGAGACTGGCATGTCGATTCATTCTATAGCGATTCGATGTGGGATGAGTTCTGAGATTCGTGTGACTAATTCGCTACTAGCTGTTTATGCGAAATGTGGGTTGTTAGGTTGTGCAAAGAGGCTTTTTGGGAGTATGGAGATGAGGGATGCAGTGTCTTGGAATTCAATTATAATGGCATATTGTCACAAGGGTGATATTGTTGAGGCACGGAGGTTATTGAACTTGATGCGTCTTGAAGGCGTAGAACCAGGTTTGATTACCTGGAATATATTGATAGCAAGCTATAATCAGTTAGGTAGGTGTGATGAGGCCCTGGAGGTTATGAAGGAGATGGAGGGTAAGGGAATAATGCCTGATGTTTTTACTTGGACTTGTCTAATTTCGGGTTTTGCTCAACATAACAGGAACAGGCAGGCATTAGAATTGTTCCGGGAGATGATTTTGAATGGGGTTACACCAAGTGAAGTTACACTTACAAGCACAGTTTCAGCTTGTGCATCTCTTAAGGACCTGAGGAAGGGAAGAGAACTTCACTCTTTGGTTGTTAAGTTGGGATTTGATGGAGAGGTAATTGTTGGGAATGCTTTGGTTGACTTATATTCCAAGTGTGGTAAACTCGAAGCTGCTCGGCTGGTCTTTGATATGATCCCAGAGAAAGATGTATACAGTTGGAATTCCATGATTGGAGGGTACTGCCAAGCTGGGTGCTGTGGAAAAGCCTATGATCTTTTTATGAAGATGCACGAGTTTGAGGTATCACCTAATGTAATCACGTGGAACGTTCTGATTTCAGGACACATGCAAAATGGTGATGAGGATCAAGCATTGGATCTTTTCTGGAGGATGGAGAAGGACGGGAACATTAAGCGGGACGCTGCCTCGTGGAACGCTCTCATTGCTGGCTATTTGCAAAATGGACAGAAAGACAAAGCATTGGGTATATTCCGGAAAATGCAGTCATTTGGTTTTAAGCCGAATGCAGTTACCA
This region of Solanum dulcamara chromosome 9, daSolDulc1.2, whole genome shotgun sequence genomic DNA includes:
- the LOC129903320 gene encoding pentatricopeptide repeat-containing protein At1g19720, yielding MESVILPCKSIFPTISELPQNYHPKPKIPINFAPNTEESRFTDTHLDYLCTNGRLREAITAIESISQYGYKVKTETFSKLIESCINEKSLYFGRKLHREMNFLLEKVDPFIETKLLGMYSKCGSLQEAYEMFDKMRKRDLFAWSAMIGACSRDSRWSEVMDLFYMMMGDGVVPDSFLFPKILQACANCGDVETGMSIHSIAIRCGMSSEIRVTNSLLAVYAKCGLLGCAKRLFGSMEMRDAVSWNSIIMAYCHKGDIVEARRLLNLMRLEGVEPGLITWNILIASYNQLGRCDEALEVMKEMEGKGIMPDVFTWTCLISGFAQHNRNRQALELFREMILNGVTPSEVTLTSTVSACASLKDLRKGRELHSLVVKLGFDGEVIVGNALVDLYSKCGKLEAARLVFDMIPEKDVYSWNSMIGGYCQAGCCGKAYDLFMKMHEFEVSPNVITWNVLISGHMQNGDEDQALDLFWRMEKDGNIKRDAASWNALIAGYLQNGQKDKALGIFRKMQSFGFKPNAVTILSILPACANLIGTKKVKEIHRCVLHCNLENELSVANSLIDTYSKSGGIKYSKTIFDGMSTKDIISWNTLIAGYVLHGCSSEAIKLFHQMKEAGLRPNRGTFSNVISSYGLAKMVEEGKRIFSSMTEEYRIVPGLEHCVAMVNLYGRSGEIEEAINFIDNMNMERDISLWGALLTASRVHGNLNLAIHAGEQFLKLDPGNIVIYQLLLQLYVLRGISEESVTVMRPRKRNHREESLSWSSWTEINNVVHAFASGQQSTEVPDSWIKRKEVKMEGSSSCNSLCIKEEENEDITRVHSEKLALSFALINSPQSSRVIRIVKNLRMCEDCHRTAKLVSQKYEREIYIHDSKCLHHFKDGYCSCGNYW